One Suricata suricatta isolate VVHF042 chromosome 15, meerkat_22Aug2017_6uvM2_HiC, whole genome shotgun sequence DNA segment encodes these proteins:
- the TCF24 gene encoding transcription factor 24, whose translation MDRDGPAGSPLIAGDETAPQVAAARDSSPGRAGPAXXXXXXXXXXXXXXXXXXXXXXXXXXXXXXXXXXGGRPAAANAARERSRVQTLRHAFLQLQRTLPSVPPDTKLSKLDVLLLATTYIAHLTRSLQDDAEAPADPGLGALRGDGYLHPVKKWPMRSRLYIGATGQFLKHSVSGERANHGSTTTDSQP comes from the exons ATGGACCGCGACGGCCCCGCAGGCAGCCCCTTGATTGCTGGCGACGAGACCGCGCCCCAGGTTGCCGCCGCCAGGGACTCGAgcccgggccgggccgggccagcANNNNNNNNNNNNNNNNNNNNNNNNNNNNNNNNNNNNNNNNNNNNNNNNNNNNNNNNNNNNNNNNNNNNNNNNNNNNNNNNNNNNNNNNNNNNNNNNNNNNGGGGCGGGCGCCCGGCGGCAGCGAACGCAGCGCGGGAGCGAAGCCGCGTGCAGACCCTGCGGCACGCCTTCCTGCAGCTGCAGCGCACGCTGCCGTCGGTGCCGCCGGACACCAAGCTGTCCAAGCTGGACGTGCTGCTGTTGGCCACTACCTACATTGCCCACCTCACCCGCAGCCTGCAGGACGACGCCGAGGCGCCGGCAGACCCCGGGCTGGGCGCCCTACGCGGCGACGGCTACCTACACCCCGTCAAG aaatggCCCATGAGATCAAGATTATACATTGGTGCTACTGGTCAGTTTCTGAAGCATTCTGTGTCTGGAGAAAGAGCAAATCATGGTAGTACTACAACAGACTCACAGCCTTAG